A stretch of the Lolium perenne isolate Kyuss_39 chromosome 3, Kyuss_2.0, whole genome shotgun sequence genome encodes the following:
- the LOC127343021 gene encoding beta-adaptin-like protein A: protein MAPTAPSQAKSASPSQPSGKSEVSDLKQQLRQLAGSRAADADDQRRDVFKRVISCMTAGIDVSAAFGEMVLCSATSDVVLKKMCYLYVGVHARAHPDLALLTINFLQRDCRDQDPTIRGLALRSLCSLRVPNLVEYLVAPLTTGLKDPSAYVRMVAAVGAAKLYHISATTCIDADLPAALKALMLSDPDAQVVANCLHSLLEIWTLEAANSEEAAREIETLYSKPVVFYLLNKIKEFSEWAQCHILELASKFLPSDNNEIFDIMNLLEDRLQHANGAVVLATIKVFLHLTMSMTDVHQQVYERIKAPLLTLVGAGSPEQSYSVLCHLHLLVMRAPMLFSTDYKSFYCQFSDPSYVKKLKLEMLTAIANESNTYEIVTELCEYAGNVDVPIARESIRAVGKIALQQYDVNAIVDRLLQFLEMDKDYVTAETLVLVKDLLRKYPQWSHDCIAVVGNISSQNIQEPKGKAALIWMLGEYSQDMHDAPYILESLVDNWDEELSPEVRLHLLTAVMKCFFKRPPETQKALGATLAAGLADTHQDVHDRALFYYRLLQYEPAVAERVVNPPKQAVSVFADTQSSEIKDRIFDEFNSLSVVYQKPSYMFTDKEHRGTFEYSEDLTNLTVGTEAPETVISAQRYQENDNDLLLSTSDKEDNGTRTSNGSYTSTYNAPSDLLSLQTPAETALINHGGSSYPSQTNFSLDDLLGLGVPDAPAPPPPPALTLNSKPVLDPGTFQKKWSQLALSFSQECSLSPQGAASLMNPQSLIRHMQNNYIQCIASGGQPPNYKFFFYGQKDGATAFYLVECIVNTASAKAQLKIKADDGSTAEAFSALFQSVLSKFGLS from the exons ATGGCTCCCACGGCGCCCTCGCAGGCGAAGTCCGCCTCCCCGTCCCAACCATCCGG GAAGAGCGAGGTGTCGGATCTGAAGCAGCAGCTGCGGCAGCTGGCGGGCAGCCGGGCGGCCGACGCCGACGACCAGCGCCGGGACGTCTTCAAGCGGGTCATCTCCTGCATGACCGCGGGCATCGACGTGTCGGCCGCCTTCGGCGAGATGGTGCTCTGCTCCGCCACCTCCGACGTCGTGCTCAAGAAGATGTGCTACCTCTACGTCGGCGTCCACGCGCGCGCGCACCCGGACCTCGCCCTCCTCACCATCAACTTCCTGCAGCGCGACTGCCGCGACCAGGACCCCACCATCCGCGGCCTCGCGCTCCGCAGCCTCTGCTCCCTCCGCGTCCCAAACCTCGTCGAGTACCTCGTCGCGCCGCTCACCACGGGGCTCAAGGACCCCAGTGCCTACGTTCGGATGGTCGCCGCCGTCGGTGCCGCCAAGCTCTATCACATATCCGCCACCACATGCATCGATGCTGACCTGCCTGCTGCGCTCAAGGCGCTCATGCTCTCCGACCCTGATGCGCAG GTGGTTGCGAATTGCTTGCATTCACTGTTGGAGATATGGACCTTAGAAGCTGCTAACTCGGAGGAAGCAGCAAGGGAGATTGAGACACTGTATAGCAAGCCAGTGGTGTTTTACTTGCTAAACAA AATCAAAGAGTTCAGCGAATGGGCACAGTGTCATATTCTTGAGCTGGCATCCAAGTTCCTGCCATCTGATAATAACGAAATTTTTGACATAATGAACCTGCTTGAGGATCGACTTCAGCATGCAAATGGAGCTGTTGTTTTAGCAACAATCAAAGTTTTTCTCCACTTGACGATGTCAATGACTGATGTTCACCAGCAG GTTTATGAGCGCATAAAGGCACCTTTGCTTACTTTGGTAGGTGCCGGGAGTCCTGAACAATCATATTCAGTGCTATGTCATCTGCATCTTTTGGTGATGCGTGCTCCGATGTTATTTTCCACCGACTACAAAAGTTTCTACTGCCAGTTTAGTGATCCTTCATATGTGAAGAAGCTGAAACTGGAGATGTTGACTGCTATAGCAAATGAGAGCAACACATACGAAATTG TAACCGAGCTGTGTGAATACGCCGGAAATGTGGATGTGCCAATTGCAAGAGAGTCTATCAGGGCTGTTGGAAAAATAGCTCTACAGCAGTATGATGTGAATGCTATTGTGGACAGGCTTCTACAATTTCTTGAAATGGACAAGGATTATGTGACTGCAGAGACTCTT GTCTTGGTGAAAGATCTTTTGAGAAAATATCCTCAATGGAGCCATGATTGTATAGCTGTTGTCGGAAATATTAGTAGCCAAAATATTCAGGAGCCAAAAGGCAAAGCAGCTCTCATCTGGATGCTGGGTGAATATTCACAAGACATGCATGATGCTCCATACATTCTTGAAAGTCTTGTTGATAACTGGGATGAGGAGCTGTCTCCTGAG GTTCGCTTGCATCTTTTGACTGCGGTGATGAAATGTTTCTTTAAGAGACCTCCAGAGACACAAAAGGCATTAGGGGCTACATTAGCTGCTGGTTTAGCTGATACTCACCAG GATGTTCATGACCGAGCACTTTTCTACTACAGGCTTTTACAGTACGAACCTGCTGTAGCCGAACGTGTAGTAAACCCTCCCAAGCAAGCTGTCTCTGTATTTGCAGATACACAGAGCAGTGAAATCAAAGATCGGATATTTGATGAATTTAACAGCCTATCAGTTGTATATCAGAAG CCCTCTTACATGTTCACCGACAAGGAACATCGTGGAACATTTGAGTACTCAGAAGATCTTACAAATTTAACTGTTGGAACAGAGGCTCCAGAAACAGTCATTTCTGCCCAAAGATACCAAGAAAACGATAATGATCTCCTGCTAAGTACTTCAGATAAAGAGGATAACGGTACAAGAACCAGCAACGGTTCTTACACCTCTACATACAATGCTCCTTCCGATTTGCTAAGTTTGCAAACACCAGCGGAAACTGCACTAATAAATCATGGTGGTTCGTCATATCCATCACAAACAAACTTCAGTCTTGATGACCTTCTTGGACTAGGTGTTCCTGATGCCCCAGCACCTCCACCGCCCCCCGCACTAACCCTCAACTCAAAGCCTGTGCTAGATCCTGGGACGTTCCAGAAGAAATGGAGCCAACTGGCATTATCCTTTTCTCAG GAATGCTCTTTAAGTCCACAAGGAGCCGCATCTTTAATGAATCCCCAATCGCTCATTCGCCATATGCAAAACAACTACATTCAGTGCATTGCTTCAGGCGGTCAACCTCCAAACTACAAGTTCTTTTTCTATGGTCAGAAAGACGGGGCTACTGCTTTCTACCTTGTAGAATGTATTGTCAACACAGCATCAGCGAAGGCCCAGCTCAAAATTAAGGCCGACGATGGGAGTACTGCAGAGGCATTTTCTGCTTTATTTCAATCAGTGTTGTCCAAATTTGGGCTTTCTTGA
- the LOC127343023 gene encoding mitochondrial import receptor subunit TOM7-1 → MASRPSLKPKPRGKGGKRGSAAADDEQSTMAVAVRHAKEWSTMTMKAAKVAAHWGFIPLIIVVGMTSGDPKPSLFSLLSPV, encoded by the coding sequence ATGGCGTCGCGGCCGTCGCTGAAGCCGAAGCCGAGGGGCAAGGGCGGGAAGAGGGGATCGGCCGCGGCCGACGACGAGCAGTCcaccatggcggtggcggtgcggCACGCCAAGGAGTGGAGCACGATGACGATGAAGGCGGCCAAGGTGGCGGCGCACTGGGGCTTCATCCCGCTCATCATCGTCGTCGGCATGACCTCGGGAGATCCCAAGCCCTCTCtgttctctcttctctcccccgtCTGA
- the LOC127343020 gene encoding uncharacterized protein gives MKIFLILALLAVVATMANATVQLDPRGQDQPFPQPQQPFPQPQQPFPQPQQPFPQPQQPFPQPQQPFPQPQQPFPQPEQPFPQPQQPFPQPQQPFPQPQQPFPQPQQSFPQPQQPWIQQQQPPFQQITQQQLNQCQEFLVQKCKPVTIGSILWSWILQQRSCQVIQQQCCRELAQIPKQLRYPAIFSIVHAIIVRQQQQQPFQPQPQQVGQGFIQPQQIAQFQAQLRYALQTLPAMCNVQVPLYYSTVPFSRISGFLENYKSSSTTWMEHRYFVNGPIDVTVKNKVACTNMYDPRPLLVETWE, from the coding sequence ATGAAGATCTTCCTCATCCTTGCCCTCCTTGCCGTGGTGGCGACCATGGCCAATGCCACTGTACAGCTTGATCCTAGAGGCCAAGATCAGCCATTTCCGCAACCACAACAACCGTTTCCACAACCTCAACAACCATTTCCACAACCACAACAACCGTTCCCGCAACCACAACAACCATTTCCACAGCCACAACAACCGTTTCCGCAGCCACAACAACCGTTTCCGCAGCCTGAACAACCGTTCCCGCAACCCCAACAACCATTCCCGCAACCACAACAACCGTTTCCGCAACCACAACAACCGTTTCCGCAACCCCAACAGTCGTTCCCGCAACCACAACAACCATGGATCCAGCAACAACAACCGCCTTTCCAGCAAATTACGCAACAACAGTTGAACCAGTGCCAAGAGTTTCTCGTGCAGAAGTGCAAACCAGTGACGATAGGGTCAATCCTCTGGTCGTGGATCTTGCAACAGAGAAGCTGCCAGGTGATTCAACAACAATGTTGCCGGGAGCTAGCGCAGATCCCCAAGCAGCTCCGGTACCCTGCCATATTTAGCATTGTGCACGCCATCATCGtgcggcaacaacaacaacaacccttCCAGCCTCAGCCACAACAGGTGGGCCAGGGTTTCATCCAACCTCAGCAGATAGCTCAGTTCCAGGCTCAGTTGAGGTATGCGTTGCAAACCCTGCCAGCAATGTGCAATGTGCAGGTCCCGCTGTACTATTCCACCGTCCCATTCAGCCGCATCAGTGGCTTTTTAGAAAACTACAAGAGCTCTAGTACTACATGGATGGAGCATCGTTATTTCGTCAATGGACCGATCGATGTAACGGTGAAAAATAAAGTGGCATGCACTAACATGTATGACCCCCGGCCACTACTAGTCGAAACTTGGGAATAA